A DNA window from Stutzerimonas stutzeri contains the following coding sequences:
- a CDS encoding DEAD/DEAH box helicase, whose protein sequence is MTFASLGLIDPLLRTLETLDYRKPTPVQAEAIPAVLKGRDLMAAAQTGTGKTAGFALPLLQRLTMHGAQVASNSVRALVLVPTRELAEQVHESFRVYGQNLPLRTYAVYGGVSINPQMMALRKGIDVLVATPGRLLDLYRQNAVGFNQLQALVLDEADRMLDLGFAEELDALFSALPKKRQTLLFSATFSEPIRQMARELLRDPLSVEVSPRNAAAKTVKQWLVPVDKKRKSELFLHLLAEKRWGQVLVFVKTRKGVDQLVDELQAAGISSDAIHGDKPQASRLRALERFKAGEVQVLVATDVAARGLDIHDLPQVVNFDLPIVAEDYVHRIGRTGRAGATGEAVSLVSADEVDQLAAIETLINQVLPRHDELGFVPDHRVPTTTLGGHIIKKPKKPKKPKEGGGKGKIHLGNWFDESEKPNAKPIRKVPSLGGGKPAKKR, encoded by the coding sequence ATGACCTTCGCCTCTCTGGGCCTGATCGATCCGCTGCTGCGGACCCTGGAAACCCTCGACTACCGCAAGCCGACGCCGGTCCAGGCTGAAGCGATTCCCGCCGTGCTCAAGGGCCGCGATCTGATGGCGGCGGCGCAGACCGGCACCGGCAAGACCGCAGGTTTCGCCCTGCCGTTGCTGCAACGCCTGACCATGCACGGCGCCCAGGTGGCGAGCAATTCGGTGCGCGCGCTGGTGCTGGTGCCGACCCGCGAGCTGGCTGAGCAGGTCCACGAGAGCTTTCGCGTCTATGGGCAGAACCTGCCGCTGCGTACCTACGCGGTGTACGGCGGGGTCAGCATCAATCCGCAGATGATGGCGCTGCGCAAGGGCATCGACGTGTTGGTGGCTACCCCTGGCCGTTTGCTCGATCTCTACCGGCAGAACGCGGTGGGCTTCAACCAGCTGCAGGCGCTGGTGCTCGATGAGGCCGACCGCATGCTTGATCTGGGCTTTGCCGAGGAGCTGGACGCGCTGTTCTCTGCCCTGCCGAAAAAGCGCCAGACCCTGCTGTTCTCCGCGACCTTCTCCGAGCCGATCCGGCAGATGGCCCGCGAGCTGCTGCGCGATCCGCTGTCGGTCGAGGTCAGCCCGCGCAACGCCGCGGCGAAGACGGTCAAGCAATGGCTGGTGCCGGTGGACAAGAAGCGCAAGTCCGAGCTGTTCCTGCATCTGCTGGCAGAGAAGCGCTGGGGCCAGGTCCTGGTTTTCGTCAAGACGCGCAAGGGCGTCGATCAGCTGGTGGATGAGCTACAGGCCGCAGGAATTTCCAGCGACGCGATTCACGGCGACAAGCCCCAGGCCTCGCGTCTGCGGGCGCTGGAGCGCTTCAAGGCAGGCGAGGTGCAGGTGCTGGTGGCAACCGATGTCGCCGCGCGCGGGCTGGACATCCATGACTTGCCGCAGGTGGTCAACTTCGACCTGCCGATCGTCGCCGAGGATTACGTGCACCGCATCGGCCGTACCGGCCGCGCCGGTGCTACGGGCGAGGCGGTGTCGCTGGTCAGTGCCGATGAGGTCGATCAGCTCGCGGCCATCGAAACCCTGATCAATCAGGTGCTGCCGCGCCACGACGAGCTTGGCTTCGTGCCCGACCACCGTGTGCCGACCACGACGCTTGGCGGACATATCATCAAGAAGCCGAAGAAACCGAAAAAGCCCAAGGAGGGCGGCGGCAAGGGCAAGATCCACCTCGGCAACTGGTTCGACGAGAGCGAAAAGCCCAACGCCAAGCCCATCCGCAAGGTGCCGAGCCTGGGTGGCGGCAAGCCGGCCAAGAAGCGCTGA
- a CDS encoding cation:proton antiporter has protein sequence MEALLAHGPFAEFALLLIISAVIGAIAVSLRQPLLISYIVVGILLGPALFGPVNAADQIHLLAEVGVAVLLFVVGLKLDLAHIRNIGPVALATGLGQLAFTIIFGFALTLLMGKSAMEAIYIAVALTFSSTIIIVKLLSDKHELDSLHGRIAVGFLIVQDLAVVLAMMTMSALRGAGDAGWAEVSGSLLLRLAGAAILMYVLMRYVLPTLVSRMARSQELLLIFAIAWGTGLAALGDYSGFSKEAGAFVAGFSLASTAYREAMNARLTGIRDFMLLFFFIDLGGKLDFSTLGDEILPAVVLALFVLIGNPLIVMAIMGYMGYRKRTGFLAGLTVAQISEFSIVFVAMGITLGHVGPEALGLTTLVGLATIMLSTYMILFSQPLYERLEPWLGLFERKRPYRELEVEAQGRPQGHPRIIVFGLGRYGSRLLQQLAAARMPVLGVDFDPEAVRNLRRSRLPVRFGDGEDPSFLESLPLQHAEWVVTSFPQWEANRAFLHALKHAGFNGKIAGVVRDDQHGEALGAAGVARVLNPFTDAADFAARSLIEELASGPMPPDAVKDG, from the coding sequence ATGGAAGCGCTGCTCGCCCACGGCCCCTTTGCCGAGTTCGCCCTGTTGCTGATCATCTCGGCGGTGATCGGAGCGATTGCCGTGAGCCTGCGCCAGCCGTTGCTGATTTCCTACATCGTGGTGGGCATCCTGCTTGGCCCGGCGCTGTTCGGCCCGGTAAATGCCGCCGACCAGATCCATCTGCTGGCCGAAGTCGGCGTCGCCGTGCTGCTGTTCGTGGTCGGGCTCAAACTCGACCTCGCCCACATCCGCAACATCGGCCCGGTGGCACTGGCCACAGGGCTCGGACAGCTGGCCTTCACCATCATCTTCGGCTTCGCACTGACCCTGCTGATGGGCAAGAGCGCGATGGAGGCGATCTACATCGCCGTGGCGCTGACCTTTTCCAGCACCATCATCATCGTCAAGCTGCTCTCGGACAAACACGAGCTGGATTCGCTGCACGGGCGCATAGCGGTCGGCTTTCTGATCGTCCAGGACCTGGCCGTGGTGCTGGCGATGATGACCATGAGCGCCCTGCGCGGCGCCGGCGATGCTGGCTGGGCCGAGGTCTCCGGCTCGCTGTTGTTGCGTCTGGCTGGCGCCGCCATTCTGATGTACGTGCTGATGCGCTACGTGCTGCCGACCCTGGTCAGTCGCATGGCGCGCTCTCAGGAGCTGTTGCTGATCTTCGCCATCGCCTGGGGCACAGGGCTGGCGGCGCTGGGCGATTACAGTGGCTTCAGCAAGGAAGCCGGGGCCTTCGTCGCCGGTTTCTCGCTGGCCTCGACGGCCTATCGCGAGGCGATGAACGCACGGCTGACCGGCATCCGCGACTTCATGCTGCTGTTCTTCTTCATCGATCTGGGCGGCAAGCTGGATTTCTCCACGCTCGGCGACGAGATCCTGCCGGCCGTCGTCTTGGCCTTGTTCGTACTGATCGGCAACCCGCTGATCGTGATGGCGATCATGGGCTACATGGGCTATCGCAAGCGCACCGGTTTTCTCGCCGGGCTGACGGTGGCGCAGATCAGCGAGTTCTCGATTGTCTTCGTCGCCATGGGCATCACCCTCGGCCATGTCGGGCCAGAGGCGCTGGGGCTGACCACGCTGGTCGGCCTGGCGACCATCATGCTCTCAACCTACATGATCCTGTTCTCGCAACCGCTGTACGAGAGACTGGAACCCTGGCTTGGACTGTTCGAGCGCAAGCGTCCCTACCGCGAACTGGAAGTCGAGGCCCAGGGCAGGCCGCAGGGTCATCCACGCATCATCGTCTTCGGCCTTGGCCGCTACGGTTCGCGACTGCTACAGCAATTGGCGGCGGCGCGGATGCCGGTGCTCGGTGTGGATTTCGACCCGGAAGCCGTGCGCAACCTGCGGCGCAGCAGGCTGCCGGTGCGCTTCGGCGACGGCGAGGACCCCAGCTTTCTCGAATCGCTGCCGCTGCAGCATGCCGAATGGGTGGTCACCAGCTTCCCGCAGTGGGAGGCCAACCGCGCCTTCCTCCATGCGCTCAAGCATGCCGGCTTCAACGGCAAGATTGCCGGCGTGGTACGCGATGACCAGCATGGCGAGGCGCTGGGTGCTGCCGGCGTCGCCCGCGTATTGAACCCGTTTACCGACGCAGCGGATTTCGCCGCGCGCAGCCTGATCGAGGAGCTCGCCTCCGGCCCCATGCCGCCTGATGCCGTCAAGGATGGCTGA
- a CDS encoding EAL domain-containing protein, protein MSSRNTSDNPAPESYACHGASEHGACPSCASGERLGFGFSYAFQPIIDLRNREIFAHEALVRGQGGEPALTVLSQVNEDNRFRFDQAGRVKAIKTASKLGMQSKLSINFMPNAIYRPELCIRSTLEAARAHDFPVDRIIFETVEGERISDGKWLTEVFREYQRIGFLTAIDDFGAGFAGLNLLADFQPDIIKLDMDLIRGIDQSRTRQAIVRATVGMCEELGIQVIGEGVETAGECSALFDLGIHLMQGYLFSRPLFEACGQAEQLTWPQ, encoded by the coding sequence ATGAGTTCACGTAACACCAGCGACAACCCTGCTCCAGAAAGCTACGCCTGCCACGGCGCCAGCGAACACGGCGCCTGCCCAAGCTGCGCCAGCGGCGAGCGTCTGGGCTTTGGCTTCAGCTACGCCTTTCAACCGATCATCGACCTGCGCAACCGTGAGATTTTCGCTCACGAAGCCCTCGTGCGCGGCCAAGGCGGCGAGCCGGCACTCACCGTGCTGTCGCAAGTCAATGAGGACAATCGCTTTCGCTTCGACCAAGCCGGACGGGTCAAGGCAATCAAGACGGCATCCAAACTGGGCATGCAGAGCAAGCTGTCGATCAATTTCATGCCCAACGCGATCTACCGCCCCGAGCTGTGCATCCGCTCGACGCTGGAAGCCGCCCGCGCGCATGACTTTCCCGTCGACCGGATCATCTTCGAGACCGTCGAAGGCGAGCGCATCAGCGATGGCAAGTGGTTGACCGAGGTGTTCCGCGAGTACCAGCGCATCGGCTTTCTCACCGCCATCGACGACTTCGGTGCGGGCTTCGCCGGCCTCAACCTGCTGGCCGACTTCCAGCCGGACATCATCAAGCTGGACATGGACCTGATCCGCGGCATCGACCAGAGCCGCACCCGCCAGGCCATCGTCAGGGCGACGGTGGGCATGTGCGAAGAACTGGGTATTCAGGTGATTGGCGAGGGTGTCGAAACCGCCGGCGAATGCAGCGCCCTCTTCGATCTGGGCATTCATCTGATGCAGGGCTATCTGTTCAGCCGGCCGCTGTTCGAAGCCTGCGGCCAGGCGGAACAGCTTACCTGGCCACAATGA
- a CDS encoding type 1 glutamine amidotransferase domain-containing protein, with protein MKILIVLTSHDQLGDTGKQTGFWLEEFAAPYYVFMDAGAQVVLASPEGGEPPLDPKSDEPDAQTEATERFNGDGEAQTLLANTYRLDQVSVEDFDAVFYPGGHGPMWDLVDNPTSIALIESFVRADKPVAAVCHAPAALTEVRGKDGEYLLKGKRVTGFTNGEEAAVELTDVVPFLLEDRLRERGGQYSKGADWAPYAQVDGLLVTGQNPASSEAAAQELLKLLR; from the coding sequence ATGAAAATTCTCATCGTGCTCACGTCCCACGACCAGCTGGGTGACACCGGCAAACAGACCGGCTTCTGGCTGGAGGAATTTGCCGCGCCGTATTACGTCTTCATGGATGCCGGTGCGCAGGTAGTGCTGGCCTCACCCGAGGGTGGCGAACCGCCGCTCGACCCGAAAAGCGACGAGCCCGACGCCCAGACCGAGGCCACCGAACGCTTCAATGGCGATGGCGAAGCGCAGACGCTACTGGCCAATACTTACCGGCTGGATCAGGTCTCGGTCGAGGATTTCGATGCGGTGTTCTACCCGGGCGGCCACGGGCCGATGTGGGATCTGGTGGACAACCCGACCTCCATCGCGCTGATCGAATCGTTCGTCCGGGCCGACAAGCCTGTGGCTGCTGTGTGCCACGCGCCGGCGGCATTGACCGAAGTGCGCGGCAAGGATGGAGAGTATCTGCTCAAGGGCAAGCGCGTTACCGGCTTCACCAACGGCGAGGAGGCGGCTGTGGAGCTTACCGACGTAGTGCCGTTCCTGCTCGAAGACCGTTTGCGCGAGCGTGGCGGCCAGTACAGCAAGGGTGCGGACTGGGCGCCTTATGCGCAGGTCGACGGCCTGTTGGTGACCGGGCAGAACCCGGCCTCATCGGAAGCGGCGGCGCAGGAGCTGCTCAAGCTGCTGCGCTGA
- a CDS encoding methyl-accepting chemotaxis protein, whose translation MPNSLKFSHKILLAASLIVIATFSLFTLFNDYLQRNAIRDNLDSYLDEMGDVTAHNIQNWLSGRILLVESAAQSIGSDDADARVAELLEQKALASTFMFSYLGGQDGSFLMRPAEEMPADYDPRARPWYKDAIAASGSTLTEPYVDAASGALVISIATPVQQNGRNIGVVGGDLGLKVLVEIINALDFNGMGHAFLVSGDGKILVHPDSNKVMKSLSELFPGHTPSLDANYTEVDLDGQTRILSFSRVQGLPSVTWYVGISLDKAAAYKALDSFRTSAVVAALIAVVVILLLLGMLMRVLMRPLTDMGRAMANIAEGEGDLTRRLAVQSKDEFGELASAFNRFVERIHTSIREVSSATQQVNEVAARVLAASNSSMTNSDEQASRTNSVAAAINELGAAAQEIARNAADASQQASGARHQAEDGRQVVEQNIAAMRDLSAKISASCAQIEALNAKTVDIGQILEVIKGISEQTNLLALNAAIEAARAGEAGRGFAVVADEVRNLAHRTQSSAQEIQQMIEQLQVGAGASVQTMTESQRQSESSVSIADRAGERLGEVTQRIGEIDGMNQSVAAATEEQTAVIESLNMDITEINTLNQQGVENLQSTLQACGDLDQQARRLKQLVDSFRI comes from the coding sequence ATGCCCAACAGTCTCAAGTTCAGCCACAAGATTCTTCTGGCCGCATCGCTGATCGTGATCGCGACCTTCTCGTTGTTCACCCTGTTCAACGATTATCTGCAGCGCAACGCCATTCGCGACAATCTCGACAGCTACCTCGATGAGATGGGCGACGTCACCGCGCACAACATCCAGAACTGGTTGTCCGGCCGTATCCTGCTGGTGGAAAGCGCCGCGCAGAGCATCGGCAGCGACGACGCCGATGCGCGCGTAGCCGAGCTGCTCGAGCAGAAGGCGCTGGCTTCGACCTTCATGTTCAGTTACCTCGGTGGGCAGGATGGCAGCTTCCTCATGCGGCCTGCCGAAGAGATGCCCGCCGACTACGATCCGCGCGCGCGTCCTTGGTACAAGGACGCGATAGCCGCCAGCGGTTCGACGCTGACCGAACCCTATGTGGATGCGGCGAGCGGCGCGCTGGTCATATCCATCGCCACCCCGGTGCAGCAGAACGGTCGGAACATTGGCGTCGTCGGCGGCGATCTGGGGCTCAAGGTACTGGTTGAGATCATCAACGCACTGGACTTCAACGGCATGGGCCATGCCTTCCTGGTCAGCGGCGATGGCAAGATCCTGGTCCACCCGGACAGCAACAAGGTGATGAAGTCGCTCAGCGAGCTGTTCCCTGGGCACACCCCTTCGCTGGATGCCAACTACACCGAAGTCGATCTGGACGGGCAGACCCGCATTCTCAGTTTCAGCCGTGTGCAGGGCCTGCCCTCGGTGACCTGGTACGTGGGCATTTCCCTGGACAAGGCCGCCGCCTACAAGGCGCTGGACAGTTTCCGTACCTCCGCGGTCGTCGCTGCGTTGATCGCGGTGGTGGTAATTCTGCTGCTGCTCGGCATGCTGATGCGCGTGCTGATGCGCCCCCTTACCGATATGGGCCGTGCCATGGCCAACATCGCTGAAGGCGAGGGCGATCTGACTCGTCGCCTTGCTGTGCAGTCGAAAGACGAGTTCGGCGAACTGGCCTCGGCCTTCAACCGCTTCGTCGAGCGTATCCATACCTCCATTCGCGAAGTGTCTTCCGCCACTCAGCAGGTCAATGAGGTCGCCGCGCGGGTGCTGGCAGCGTCCAACTCCTCAATGACCAACTCCGACGAGCAGGCCAGCCGCACCAACAGTGTCGCCGCGGCAATCAACGAACTCGGCGCCGCCGCGCAGGAGATTGCGCGCAACGCAGCAGATGCCTCGCAGCAGGCCAGCGGTGCACGGCATCAGGCCGAAGACGGTCGCCAGGTGGTCGAGCAGAACATCGCCGCGATGCGTGATCTTTCGGCGAAGATCAGTGCGTCCTGTGCGCAGATCGAAGCGCTCAACGCCAAGACGGTGGACATCGGCCAGATTCTCGAAGTGATCAAGGGCATCTCCGAGCAGACCAACCTGCTGGCGCTGAATGCCGCCATCGAAGCGGCGCGGGCTGGCGAAGCGGGCCGCGGTTTCGCCGTGGTCGCCGATGAGGTGCGCAACCTGGCGCACCGCACGCAGAGTTCGGCACAGGAAATCCAGCAGATGATCGAGCAGCTGCAAGTCGGCGCCGGCGCCTCGGTGCAGACCATGACCGAAAGCCAGCGACAGAGCGAATCCAGCGTGTCCATCGCCGACCGCGCCGGCGAGCGCCTTGGCGAGGTGACCCAGCGCATCGGCGAGATCGACGGCATGAACCAGTCGGTGGCCGCCGCCACCGAGGAGCAGACCGCGGTGATCGAGTCGCTGAACATGGACATCACCGAGATCAACACGCTGAACCAGCAGGGTGTGGAAAACCTGCAATCGACGCTGCAGGCCTGCGGTGACCTGGACCAGCAGGCACGCCGCCTCAAGCAGCTGGTGGACAGCTTCCGTATCTGA